The Lycium ferocissimum isolate CSIRO_LF1 chromosome 1, AGI_CSIRO_Lferr_CH_V1, whole genome shotgun sequence genome includes a region encoding these proteins:
- the LOC132033519 gene encoding putative E3 ubiquitin-protein ligase XBAT35 isoform X1, with product MGQQQSKDELLYQQVNYGNVQGIKSLHNEGAGLEWLDKEGKTPLMVACMNPELYNVAKTLIELGANVNAYRPGRHAGTPLHHAAKRGLEQMVKLLLLHGANALIMNDDCQTPLDVARNKGFSNVVRAIESHICLFSGWLRELYGPGFLEVLAPQFLSRKVWVVVLPCGSRNLRKPFRLELAIYSAVQDAQPRTIVALWKANMEEPNFSQPDSAVIISDVSNIPRRWRRRRGITPSQMIRNRLQGARQARIKLTAVQESEKQQLQSFCNACKGIPQVMHPAFPFRSQTPVVPPTAPSTTEDVELAMAINASLQSASQQRPTFHENHPGSASHSDSSFTGASSQKASGTGCQVEEASSSGTQVEQVQASSDTSTVVQAMPENPVTASAPTAPPLTDDVIDNGPIHYPSIDASPVDVSSPTVQNSGAHESDNPDGASSSCIICLDAPVEGACIPCGHMAGCMSCLNEIKGKKWGCPVCRAKIDQVIRLYAV from the exons ATGGGACAACAGCAATCTAAAGACGAGCTTTTGTATCAGCAAGTTAATTATGGTAATGTTCAAGGCATTAAATCTCTCCACAACGAAGGCGCTGGCCTTGAG TGGCTAGATAAGGAAGGGAAGACGCCGTTGATGGTGGCGTGCATGAATCCCGAGCTTTACAATGTTGCAAAAACTTTGATAGAATTGGGTGCAAATGTCAATGCTTACCGTCCAG GTCGTCATGCGGGGACTCCTCTACATCATGCAGCAAAAAGAGGTCTTGAGCAGATGGTTAAGTTACTCCTTTTACATGGAG CAAATGCGTTGATAATGAATGATGACTGCCAAACTCCCCTTGATGTTGCCAGAAATAAAGGTTTCAGCAATGTTGTCCGTGCAATTGAG AGCCATATTTGCTTATTTTCTGGTTGGCTACGGGAACTTTACGGGCCTGGATTCCTTGAAGTATTGGCACCACAGTTTCTTAGCCGGAAAGT CTGGGTGGTTGTCTTACCATGTGGTTCCCGTAATCTCAGAAAGCCTTTCAGGTTGGAGCTTGCTATATATTCAGCTGTCCAG GATGCTCAGCCCCGCACAATAGTTGCACTGTGGAAGGCCAATATGGAAGAGCCAAATTTCAGCCAGCCTGATTCAGCAGTTATCATATCCGATGTTTCAAACA TCCCAAGGCGCTGGAGGCGAAGGCGAGGGATAACGCCCTCCCAAATGATAAGGAATAGACTCCAAGGAGCTAGGC AAGCAAGGATTAAACTTACAGCAGTCCAGGAGAGCGAAAAGCAGCAATTGCAGTCTTTCTGCAATGCATGCAAGGGAATTCCTCag GTCATGCATCCAGCATTTCCTTTCAGATCTCAAACCCCTGTGGTCCCTCCAACTGCTCCATCAACCACAGAGGATGTGGAATTAGCAATGGCGATTAATGCCTCTCTTCAGTCCGCTTCACAACAAAGACCAACTTTTCATGAGAATCACCCTGGATCAGCCAGTCATAGTGATAGCTCCTTTACAGGGGCTTCTTCCCAAAAAGCTAGCGGTACTGGCTGTCAAGTTGAGGAAGCCAGTTCAAGTGGCACTCAAGTGGAGCAAGTCCAGGCTTCGAGTGATACGTCTACTGTTGTCCAAGCAATGCCGGAGAATCCGGTTACTGCATCTGCCCCAACAGCACCTCCTCTTACGGATGACGTAATAGACAATGGGCCAATTCATTATCCATCGATCGACGCCAGCCCAGTTGACGTGTCTTCTCCGACTGTTCAGAACTCCGGAGCACACGAAAGCGATAATCCTGATGGCGCTTCTTCATCTTGTATAATATGCTTAGATGCTCCAGTGGAAGGAGCTTGCATCCCTTGTGGCCACATGGCTGGATGcatgtcttgtttgaatgaaatTAAGGGAAAGAAGTGGGGCTGCCCTGTCTGTCGTGCCAAGATAGATCAGGTGATAAGGCTATATGCTGTTTAA
- the LOC132033519 gene encoding putative E3 ubiquitin-protein ligase XBAT35 isoform X2, translating into MGQQQSKDELLYQQVNYGNVQGIKSLHNEGAGLEWLDKEGKTPLMVACMNPELYNVAKTLIELGANVNAYRPGRHAGTPLHHAAKRGLEQMVKLLLLHGANALIMNDDCQTPLDVARNKGFSNVVRAIESHICLFSGWLRELYGPGFLEVLAPQFLSRKVWVVVLPCGSRNLRKPFRLELAIYSAVQDAQPRTIVALWKANMEEPNFSQPDSAVIISDVSNKARIKLTAVQESEKQQLQSFCNACKGIPQVMHPAFPFRSQTPVVPPTAPSTTEDVELAMAINASLQSASQQRPTFHENHPGSASHSDSSFTGASSQKASGTGCQVEEASSSGTQVEQVQASSDTSTVVQAMPENPVTASAPTAPPLTDDVIDNGPIHYPSIDASPVDVSSPTVQNSGAHESDNPDGASSSCIICLDAPVEGACIPCGHMAGCMSCLNEIKGKKWGCPVCRAKIDQVIRLYAV; encoded by the exons ATGGGACAACAGCAATCTAAAGACGAGCTTTTGTATCAGCAAGTTAATTATGGTAATGTTCAAGGCATTAAATCTCTCCACAACGAAGGCGCTGGCCTTGAG TGGCTAGATAAGGAAGGGAAGACGCCGTTGATGGTGGCGTGCATGAATCCCGAGCTTTACAATGTTGCAAAAACTTTGATAGAATTGGGTGCAAATGTCAATGCTTACCGTCCAG GTCGTCATGCGGGGACTCCTCTACATCATGCAGCAAAAAGAGGTCTTGAGCAGATGGTTAAGTTACTCCTTTTACATGGAG CAAATGCGTTGATAATGAATGATGACTGCCAAACTCCCCTTGATGTTGCCAGAAATAAAGGTTTCAGCAATGTTGTCCGTGCAATTGAG AGCCATATTTGCTTATTTTCTGGTTGGCTACGGGAACTTTACGGGCCTGGATTCCTTGAAGTATTGGCACCACAGTTTCTTAGCCGGAAAGT CTGGGTGGTTGTCTTACCATGTGGTTCCCGTAATCTCAGAAAGCCTTTCAGGTTGGAGCTTGCTATATATTCAGCTGTCCAG GATGCTCAGCCCCGCACAATAGTTGCACTGTGGAAGGCCAATATGGAAGAGCCAAATTTCAGCCAGCCTGATTCAGCAGTTATCATATCCGATGTTTCAAACA AAGCAAGGATTAAACTTACAGCAGTCCAGGAGAGCGAAAAGCAGCAATTGCAGTCTTTCTGCAATGCATGCAAGGGAATTCCTCag GTCATGCATCCAGCATTTCCTTTCAGATCTCAAACCCCTGTGGTCCCTCCAACTGCTCCATCAACCACAGAGGATGTGGAATTAGCAATGGCGATTAATGCCTCTCTTCAGTCCGCTTCACAACAAAGACCAACTTTTCATGAGAATCACCCTGGATCAGCCAGTCATAGTGATAGCTCCTTTACAGGGGCTTCTTCCCAAAAAGCTAGCGGTACTGGCTGTCAAGTTGAGGAAGCCAGTTCAAGTGGCACTCAAGTGGAGCAAGTCCAGGCTTCGAGTGATACGTCTACTGTTGTCCAAGCAATGCCGGAGAATCCGGTTACTGCATCTGCCCCAACAGCACCTCCTCTTACGGATGACGTAATAGACAATGGGCCAATTCATTATCCATCGATCGACGCCAGCCCAGTTGACGTGTCTTCTCCGACTGTTCAGAACTCCGGAGCACACGAAAGCGATAATCCTGATGGCGCTTCTTCATCTTGTATAATATGCTTAGATGCTCCAGTGGAAGGAGCTTGCATCCCTTGTGGCCACATGGCTGGATGcatgtcttgtttgaatgaaatTAAGGGAAAGAAGTGGGGCTGCCCTGTCTGTCGTGCCAAGATAGATCAGGTGATAAGGCTATATGCTGTTTAA
- the LOC132033642 gene encoding AMSH-like ubiquitin thioesterase 3, with translation MSSGINIGEVTRKIEVDHRIPLKFYYKTADNLLKEANTYRQENKIIDLYILLIRYAGIICETIPFHRDYSASNHTGKTSYKKKLLDVLRELECLRPQFEREINKVNREHALKEQIRLNNASSSRQSPHSRMASLWPDNKQTRHSRLTLTIPRPANPEVVPSAPPIENLIIDDDAPLQSGSAESSFVDSSSSTTENLSKRQDEGSSNAASSCIICYEAPIEGACVPCGHMAGCMSCLNEIKAKSWGCPVCRTKIELVLRLYAV, from the exons ATGAGTTCGGGGATCAACATAGGAGAAGTAACTAGAAAGATCGAAGTTGATCATCGTATTCCTCTCAAGTTTTACTATAAGACTGCTGATAATCTTCTCAAAGAG GCAAACACTTATCGGCAGGAGAACAAAATCATAGATCTGTACATTCTGCTTATCAGATACGCAGG tattatatgtgaaactATACCTTTCCACCGAGACTACAGTGCTTCAAATCATACAGGAAAGACATCTTACAAAAAG AAATTACTGGACGTACTTCGTGAGCTGGAATGCTTAAGACCACAATTTGAACGAGAAATTAATAAAGTGAACAGAGAACATGCACTGAAGGAACAGATTCGGTTAAACAATGCATCATCGTCTAGACAGTCACCTCATAGTAGAATGGCTTCCTTATGGCCAGACAATAAGCAG ACAAGGCATTCAAGACTGACACTAACTATTCCGCGCCCTGCTAACCCTGAAGTTGTACCTTCAGCACCACCAATTGAAAATTTGATCATAGATGATGATGCCCCATTGCAATCTGGTTCAGCTGAGTCTAGTTTTGTggattcatcttcttcaacaacGGAGAACTTATCGAAAAGACAAGACGAAGGAAGTTCTAATGCTGCTTCGTCCTGTATTATATGCTATGAAGCCCCAATAGAGGGGGCTTGTGTACCATGTGGACATATGGCTGGGTGCATGTCTTGTTTGAACGAGATTAAAGCCAAAAGCTGGGGATGCCCTGTCTGTCGCACTAAAATCGAGCTTGTTTTACGTTTATATGCTGTTTAA
- the LOC132068156 gene encoding putative E3 ubiquitin-protein ligase XBAT35 isoform X1, with the protein MRRQNCLEERLYEQARVGNVKAIITLHQQGAGLEWNDREGRTALIVACMKPELYNVARTLIQLGANVNHYRLGRGGGTPLHHAARRDFVPTVELLLARRANAFRRNDDGQTPLDVARNKGYIDVVRAIEGHIDYQRRNDNSFYVICLGVLLLVVLIRLMKLI; encoded by the exons ATGAGGAGGCAGAATTGCTTAGAGGAGCGTTTGTATGAACAAGCAAGAGTTGGAAACGTCAAAGCCATCATAACCCTCCACCAACAAGGCGCTGGCCTTGA GTGGAATGATAGGGAAGGTAGGACAGCTTTAATTGTGGCGTGCATGAAACCCGAGCTCTACAATGTTGCGAGAACTTTGATACAGTTGGGTGCTAACGTCAACCATTACCGTCTAG GAAGAGGTGGGGGTACTCCTCTACATCATGCTGCAAGAAGAGATTTTGTGCCGACAGTTGAGTTACTTCTAGCACGTAGAG CAAATGCATTTAGAAGGAATGATGATGGCCAAACACCCCTAGATGTTGCTAGAAATAAAGGATACATCGATGTTGTTCGGGCAATTGag GGCCATATTGACTACCAGCGTAGAAATGATAATTCATTTTATGTAATATGCTTAGGGGTTCTTCTTCTGGTCGTGCTTATTCGACTTATGAAATTAATCTGA
- the LOC132068156 gene encoding putative E3 ubiquitin-protein ligase XBAT35 isoform X2, which yields MKPELYNVARTLIQLGANVNHYRLGRGGGTPLHHAARRDFVPTVELLLARRANAFRRNDDGQTPLDVARNKGYIDVVRAIEGHIDYQRRNDNSFYVICLGVLLLVVLIRLMKLI from the exons ATGAAACCCGAGCTCTACAATGTTGCGAGAACTTTGATACAGTTGGGTGCTAACGTCAACCATTACCGTCTAG GAAGAGGTGGGGGTACTCCTCTACATCATGCTGCAAGAAGAGATTTTGTGCCGACAGTTGAGTTACTTCTAGCACGTAGAG CAAATGCATTTAGAAGGAATGATGATGGCCAAACACCCCTAGATGTTGCTAGAAATAAAGGATACATCGATGTTGTTCGGGCAATTGag GGCCATATTGACTACCAGCGTAGAAATGATAATTCATTTTATGTAATATGCTTAGGGGTTCTTCTTCTGGTCGTGCTTATTCGACTTATGAAATTAATCTGA